The nucleotide window ATCTCCAGTTGCTTTGGCTAAACAAACATTTTGAGTAGCAGATATCCCCATATTTTTTTCATTTTTATAAATGCGAACAAAATCATAATGTCTAAATTTATTCAAAATTGTTTCAACTTCTGGCATTGGTGAACAATCATCAACAAGAATAACCTCTTTATTTTCATATGTTTGATTGACTGCAGACAGTATACAACTTTCTAAATAGTCTATATTATTATAAACAGGAATAATTATAGAAACCTTTCTTGTTCCTTCTTTTTCTTGCACCACATCTTCTTTTTTTAGCATATCTTTAGAATTGACTGTTTTTAAATATACCTTTTTTGCAATACCTCTTAATGGAGAAGGTAACTTTTTAGCAGAATTGAATGTAAATTTTTTCAAATCTCGATTTACTACTCTCAGTCGATTTTTACCTTTTCTAGCTGTTCTACCAATCATCCTAAGTGACCCTGTCAATTTCCACGATCGTGAGTTTATTATAGATTCTATTTCTTTATTTGCTAGTTGATTTTCAAATTTCATTTTATTAATTTCATTTTTCATAGATAAAATCTCATTTTCTAAATAAGTTACTTTGAGCCTTTTATCTGTCAAACCCTGATTCATTTCTGCAATCTTTTCATTTAACTTGGCTATCTCCTGTTTCAAGAATATCTTCTCATTTTCACTATTTGACACTACTTCCTTCAAGTTTTCTCCGGAAACACCTTGAATAACTTTCAATCTCACTTTTACATATAAATCTTGGTTTATATTTGGGGTGAGATTATCTATATATATAATAGGTTTTTCTCCTAAACTTACTAGTTTCAAAGAATTTGTAGAGGTTAATTTAATTAAATCGCCTGCTATCCTCAAATCTTTATAACCATCTTCAGAAGATATAGTTTTAATTAAATTTCTCTTCTCCTTGATATCATTGTTGGAATAAATCTCTATTTTGTCTAAGTTGATCACTGATTGTTGGTAACACGGTTCTAACCTGAGTGTATTGCTTGATAAATTCTTTAATTTCAAACAATATTCTTCATATTCATTATTTAATGCAATAGGTAGCATGTCATAATTTAGTTCCTCAGAATTATCCTCTACAAAAATATGCATAAAATCAGATGGAAATTGTTCATTATATATGTTATCTATCGTTGCAATATTCTTTAAATAATTGGACTTATACTCTCCGAAATCTTTTCCAACATACTTTAAAAAATTCTTCTCCATCTCCTCATAATAAGGAATATCAGTTACTTCCATTTCCAACACTGCAAATATATCTTCTATCAGAAGTTCATCACCAAAATGACCAAAATATTTTGTCTTAAAGACCAATAATGCCCTATAAATTATATAATTAACAGGTACAGGAAACCTAAATATCCATTCATAATCTATTGTTGTAAATTTTGTATTATTTTCTATCAAAATTATATTATCAAAATTAAAATCAACATTTGCTAAATTTAAAGCTTTATGACCTTCTAGCCTTGAAACATCACCAAATATATTAATAAATTCTGTCGTTTGATAAAATTCACATTGTTCTTCTTTAAAAAATAAAGATTTATACCATTTAAGTTGCTCTATAAATCCATTTTTATTATTATCAAAAAGCTTTTGAGCTAAAACTTCATCGAAGCTATTTCCTATTACAAAAGGAAATACAATTCCTTTATCTTGCATGTCTATTTCAACTGGATTAAAAGAAGTTTTCTTGTATTCTTCATAATTAGCATAT belongs to Lysinibacillus louembei and includes:
- a CDS encoding glycosyltransferase, coding for MEINSVKYSVNRKEEFQLKTIIYEEGNSKYVIKEAYSEKSKRHLESIYANYEEYKKTSFNPVEIDMQDKGIVFPFVIGNSFDEVLAQKLFDNNKNGFIEQLKWYKSLFFKEEQCEFYQTTEFINIFGDVSRLEGHKALNLANVDFNFDNIILIENNTKFTTIDYEWIFRFPVPVNYIIYRALLVFKTKYFGHFGDELLIEDIFAVLEMEVTDIPYYEEMEKNFLKYVGKDFGEYKSNYLKNIATIDNIYNEQFPSDFMHIFVEDNSEELNYDMLPIALNNEYEEYCLKLKNLSSNTLRLEPCYQQSVINLDKIEIYSNNDIKEKRNLIKTISSEDGYKDLRIAGDLIKLTSTNSLKLVSLGEKPIIYIDNLTPNINQDLYVKVRLKVIQGVSGENLKEVVSNSENEKIFLKQEIAKLNEKIAEMNQGLTDKRLKVTYLENEILSMKNEINKMKFENQLANKEIESIINSRSWKLTGSLRMIGRTARKGKNRLRVVNRDLKKFTFNSAKKLPSPLRGIAKKVYLKTVNSKDMLKKEDVVQEKEGTRKVSIIIPVYNNIDYLESCILSAVNQTYENKEVILVDDCSPMPEVETILNKFRHYDFVRIYKNEKNMGISATQNVCLAKATGDIIAFLDCDDILMLNAVEESVKYWRMDTKYSFSNRIHINDDSQEIGRFGCDHLPKDNIFEDHLDVRMYASHFKLISRDVFEKVGIFNSEYDGAQDYDMVLRVAFHYPNSAFVHIPKFLYKHRIHDKQTSETVKEKQYAMSIRISDQAKMRRDIRNGTFHKFISFIMVSYGKEDQTLMSIQSIKNTVNIPHEIILYENGSSAACVEFIQKYIEPIPNVKVIYADKNIGPSLGRKEALKYARKDSYYISLDNDIEVTEGWIEELLVRAEENDKIGSVTCRVMFPNQTLQFTGGFEEISDGRVEFKLYNINKNVHDLSTLERYITDWNPVGATLFKGWFPIVEGYPNVYEDAAISYKLRKEGKLLVNSPNSLLIHHHIMFDEQRKEKEQDYLNFRYHPKLMLKSISQFYEDNKLIINDDYIFSTNGLNNRKMNNEEIKEVFQNSIKEEISK